The following are from one region of the Arachis duranensis cultivar V14167 chromosome 10, aradu.V14167.gnm2.J7QH, whole genome shotgun sequence genome:
- the LOC107471159 gene encoding transcription factor UPBEAT1-like: MNMMNTKKHNYKLSVKRATRRSRRKQRTTATSSTMVMMRMAKEKKKKKKNMKSSSSSSSKVSQKLEALKNLIPTSKNNYNDRMAMMKPTDRLFQETADYIISLKTMVVILQNLIEFYGDTTTTASTTTTTTCENNNNENVVLL; encoded by the coding sequence ATGAACATGATGAACACAAAGAAGCACAATTACAAGCTTTCTGTGAAAAGAGCCacgagaagaagtagaagaaagcaaagaactACAGCTACCTCATCAACAATGGTGATGATGCGGATGgcgaaggagaagaagaagaagaagaagaatatgaagtcatcatcatcatcatcatcaaaggtATCACAGAAGCTTGAAGCACTGAAGAATCTTATACCTACTTCCAAGAACAACTACAACGACCGCATGGCGATGATGAAACCTACTGATCGATTGTTTCAGGAAACTGCAGATTACATCATTTCATTGAAGACAATGGTCGTGATCTTGCAGAACTTGATTGAGTTTTATGGAGACACCACCACAACCGcatcaacaacaaccacaaccacttgtgagaataataataatgaaaatgttGTCTTGTTATAG